The Prevotella sp. E9-3 genome has a window encoding:
- a CDS encoding AAA family ATPase — MTFNEVIGQEEVKQRLMQMVSEDRLPHAIMLCGPQGVGKKALATAFACCLLGNSSQSGAESPMLQKLEHPDLHFTFPTIKLPSMGSEHMPVSDDFISEWRELMLKSPYFSMDEWMTAIGAANQQAIITAGESDELVRKLSLKSSQGGYKVSVVWLPERMNIACANKLLKLIEEPPTQTVFIMVCEEPDKLLETIRSRVQRIDVKRIDNEAIRKALVEYRGISEDAAQRIARLANGSWQKAIEELQVGSENETFLDLFIQLMRLAYQRKVKDLRKWSEVVAAYGREKQKRFLVYFLRMIRENFMYNFQNPELRYMTQQEENFARNFARFINEANVLPIYDLTNKAIRDIGQNANGKVVFFDFALQMIVLLIQK, encoded by the coding sequence ATGACATTTAATGAGGTTATAGGACAAGAAGAGGTGAAGCAGCGCCTAATGCAGATGGTGAGTGAAGACCGTCTGCCTCATGCCATTATGCTGTGCGGACCGCAGGGCGTAGGCAAAAAGGCACTTGCCACAGCTTTCGCTTGCTGTCTCTTGGGTAATTCATCCCAAAGTGGCGCAGAATCTCCTATGCTCCAAAAGCTGGAACATCCCGATCTTCATTTCACTTTCCCCACTATCAAACTACCTTCCATGGGTAGTGAGCACATGCCGGTGAGCGACGATTTCATCAGCGAATGGCGCGAACTGATGTTGAAGAGTCCTTATTTCTCGATGGATGAATGGATGACGGCTATCGGAGCCGCCAATCAGCAGGCTATTATTACGGCAGGCGAAAGTGATGAACTGGTAAGAAAACTCTCACTCAAATCAAGTCAGGGCGGCTATAAGGTGTCGGTAGTATGGTTGCCTGAGCGTATGAACATAGCCTGTGCCAACAAATTACTGAAACTGATTGAGGAACCACCCACACAGACGGTGTTCATCATGGTGTGTGAAGAACCCGACAAGTTGTTGGAAACCATTCGCAGCCGTGTACAGCGCATCGATGTGAAGCGTATAGACAATGAAGCTATAAGAAAGGCATTGGTGGAGTACCGCGGTATCAGTGAGGATGCTGCACAGCGTATAGCCCGATTGGCTAACGGCAGTTGGCAGAAAGCAATAGAGGAGTTGCAGGTAGGCTCGGAAAACGAAACGTTCCTGGATTTGTTTATCCAGCTGATGCGACTGGCCTATCAGCGTAAGGTGAAAGACCTGCGCAAGTGGAGCGAGGTGGTGGCTGCGTACGGACGAGAAAAACAGAAACGCTTCCTCGTGTATTTCCTACGCATGATCAGAGAGAATTTTATGTACAATTTTCAAAATCCTGAATTGCGCTATATGACACAGCAGGAAGAGAATTTTGCCCGTAATTTCGCACGATTCATCAACGAAGCCAATGTGTTGCCTATCTATGACTTGACCAACAAGGCAATTCGCGACATTGGTCAAAATGCCAATGGTAAGGTGGTATTCTTTGACTTTGCTTTGCAGATGATCGTATTGCTGATTCAGAAATAA
- the metF gene encoding methylenetetrahydrofolate reductase [NAD(P)H], producing MAVANIVNQDKKLRQFSFEVLPPLKGMGTEKLFSDIEKLCALNPAFINITTHHSEYVYKDVGEGRFERQRVRRRPGTIAVAAAIQQRFGVPVQPHVICSGATIEDIEYELLDLQFLGITDLLLLRGDKAKEDSVFKPTPGGHTHTTDLIRQVQRFNEGFFADGTPIKCPGAKFDIGVACYPEKHEEAPNLERDMEYLRQKQELGAQYAVTQLFYDNQKYFDFVDKARQMGITIPIIPGIKPLAKLSQLTVVPKTFHCDIPESLAREIVKCKTDEDAKRLGIKWTVQQCRELYEHGINDIHFYTIGAVDSVVEIVRELRVQ from the coding sequence ATGGCCGTTGCAAATATAGTCAACCAAGATAAGAAACTGCGTCAGTTCTCGTTTGAAGTATTGCCGCCTTTGAAAGGAATGGGCACCGAGAAACTTTTTTCTGACATAGAAAAATTGTGCGCGCTGAATCCTGCTTTTATCAATATCACCACCCACCATTCTGAGTATGTATATAAAGATGTAGGCGAGGGACGCTTTGAGCGTCAGCGCGTTCGTCGTCGCCCAGGCACTATTGCCGTTGCGGCAGCTATTCAACAGCGCTTTGGAGTGCCGGTTCAGCCACACGTTATTTGTAGTGGTGCCACCATCGAGGATATTGAGTATGAATTGCTCGACCTGCAGTTCCTGGGTATTACCGACCTGCTATTGCTGCGAGGCGACAAGGCGAAAGAAGACTCGGTGTTCAAGCCAACACCTGGCGGACATACTCATACTACCGATCTGATTCGTCAGGTTCAGCGCTTCAACGAGGGCTTCTTTGCCGATGGTACACCTATCAAATGTCCTGGCGCAAAGTTCGATATAGGCGTGGCTTGTTATCCTGAAAAGCATGAAGAGGCTCCTAATCTGGAGCGCGACATGGAATATCTGCGTCAGAAACAGGAATTGGGCGCACAGTATGCAGTGACCCAGTTGTTCTACGACAATCAGAAATATTTTGACTTTGTCGATAAGGCACGTCAGATGGGCATCACCATTCCCATTATTCCTGGAATTAAACCGCTGGCCAAACTGAGTCAGTTGACGGTGGTGCCAAAGACATTCCATTGTGATATCCCCGAGTCGTTAGCGCGTGAGATAGTGAAGTGCAAAACAGATGAAGATGCTAAACGGTTAGGCATTAAGTGGACTGTTCAGCAGTGCCGCGAACTTTATGAACACGGTATCAACGATATTCATTTCTATACCATCGGAGCAGTTGATTCAGTGGTGGAAATCGTGAGAGAATTGAGAGTACAATGA